The Sceloporus undulatus isolate JIND9_A2432 ecotype Alabama chromosome 7, SceUnd_v1.1, whole genome shotgun sequence genome segment GCAGGCCTGTGGAGTGGCGGGCCAGCTTGAGAATGCGGAAGATGCGCATCAGTTTGATCAGCTTGAGCACTTTACCCAGCTTCCCGACGCTGCGCATCCTGTGTAGTTCTTCATGGTAGTCACTCTCCACTTCACCCAGGTTCTCGAAGAGGAGCTGGATATAGAAGGGCATGATGGCCACCAGGTCAATGGCGCTGAAGGCTGCCCGCAGGAACTGCCGGAAGGTGGAGGTGGAGATGAGGCGCATGAGGTACTCCAGGGTGAAGAAGATGGCACAAATGGTCTCCAGGCGCTGCATGCACTTCTTGCTGGCTTTGTGCTGCATCTCCTCCACTGTGCTGAGGGTCATCCCCACGATGGAGATCAGGACAAAGATGCTGGACATGATGGCAATCACCTTTGCAGGGATGGAGGAATATGGGTTCTCGATCAAGTTCCAGACGGCCTTCCGGAACCCACCGAGAAATTTACCCTCAAAGTGCTCCTCTCTTTCAACTGGCTCCAGTTCTGCCTCCAGCTCTCTCTGGACCTTCAGGTACTCAGCCAGTTCGTCCTGCTTCTCCTCAAAGAGGATCCGGCAGCACCGCTGGGCATACTTCATGTGGATGCCCCAATACTCAATCTCCTCCACGAAGTTGGAGGGACACATCTCTTCCATGACCCACATCACGCCACTGCGGTAGAAGTGGTAGACATAGTGGAAGATGAGTGGATCCCGGTCGAAGAAATACTCATTCTTTGGCACTGAGTAATCGTCGCAGAGTGTCAGCTTCTTCATGGGGTCAGTGGAGAGGGCCAGCTGCCCGATCCGGGTGACAGGATACTTAGCGGCCACTTTGCACGCGATCTGGAAACACTTGCCTCCGACATTGAGGTTCAAGAAGTACCGGTTCCTCCGGGATGGACCACTGCAGTGCTCCTGGCTCCAGTCAGAGACGTTGTGCATGGAATTCCATTGCTTGACCAGGTTTTCTTGAGCAAAGGGAATGTAGACTTCCTCCTCTTGTGGAGTCAAACAGCACTTCTGATAGTCCCCGATTTTCAAGTTAGCCGAGAGGCTGGACCGTCTCCTCATGGACTGTCTCATTGTCTTGTTTCGTGGAGTG includes the following:
- the LOC121936047 gene encoding potassium voltage-gated channel subfamily V member 2-like, translating into MSTPRNKTMRQSMRRRSSLSANLKIGDYQKCCLTPQEEEVYIPFAQENLVKQWNSMHNVSDWSQEHCSGPSRRNRYFLNLNVGGKCFQIACKVAAKYPVTRIGQLALSTDPMKKLTLCDDYSVPKNEYFFDRDPLIFHYVYHFYRSGVMWVMEEMCPSNFVEEIEYWGIHMKYAQRCCRILFEEKQDELAEYLKVQRELEAELEPVEREEHFEGKFLGGFRKAVWNLIENPYSSIPAKVIAIMSSIFVLISIVGMTLSTVEEMQHKASKKCMQRLETICAIFFTLEYLMRLISTSTFRQFLRAAFSAIDLVAIMPFYIQLLFENLGEVESDYHEELHRMRSVGKLGKVLKLIKLMRIFRILKLARHSTGLRAFGFTIRQCYQQVCCLLLFIAMGVFTFSALMHSVEHDIPGTNFTSIPDAWWWAAVSLSTVGYGDTVPDTFLGRVVAFGCISFGIILNGMPISILYNKFSDYYAKLKSHEVQATSSLKLSRKLNLKERAWRKFTDTCCAEYAVPGRADPHLGGSTRHPAPSQLFPHQGYQPIHQGGHPVTHQPSHSIPHSPRAPLGHRLDHHDHHDHHDHPHIHLTTLSSYSPSSPYVFPTHSLQSFKKTESVSHSS